Within Halorubrum lacusprofundi ATCC 49239, the genomic segment GTCGCTCAGTCGTTTATACACCGGATCGCCGTCGCGGTCGCGATCACTCCCGTTCGGTCTCAGTCTCGGGCTCTCGCTCGTCGTCCACGCTCGCATCGGCCGCTCGCTGCGCTTCCTTCCGCGCCCTGTCCGCGGCGAGCTCCTTGTCGATGTCGTCCTCGACGTACCCCATCGACTCCACGGTGACGACGTTGCCGCCGCCGGGGTCGACGACCATCACCTCTTCGCCCTCCTCGATCGTCCCCTCGATCGAGCGCGCGGCGTAGTAGGGGTTGAAGCCGCCGCCGGAGAGCTTCACCTCGCCGCCGGCGGTGGTCACCTCCTCGGTGACGGTGCCGGTCTTCCCCTTCAGCGCGTCGCTGTCGCTCGTCTGCTGTTGGCCTTTCCCGCCGTACAGATCGAACTCGTGGTAGCCGTAGAAGGCCGCCGCGCCGAAGAGGAGCGTCAGGACCGCCATGACGAGGGTCAGTCCGGCACCGGCAACCCCGAGCGACGTGAGGAGGAGGCCGCCGAGCCCCGCCCCGATCAGTGCGATCCCGACCACGATGAAGTTCGCACCCGGCGCGAGCGCCTCCGCCATCGAGAGCAACAGCCCGGCCGTCAACAACAGCAGGGGGAGTGTGTCCGGAGAGAGGAGTCCGGACTGCACGAGGACGTCCATATCCGGACGTACGGCTGCGGGGGTATAAGTGGTGGTGCGGAACGACGGCGGTGCGGGACGACAGCGGTAGGGGACGACGGCGGTGCGGGACGACAGCGGTACGCGACGTGACGGCGATCGATCAGAATCCGACGAGGAGCACGCCCACCGTGAGCGCGACCCCCAGCGCGACGAAGACGGCGTGCTCGGTGTCGATCGACTCGGGTTCGATCGGCTCGGTCTCGGGCGTGTGGGTGTCCTCGATAACGCCGCCGGGACCGACTTCGTCGACGGCGAACCGCCACTCGCGTTCGTCGGCGCTCTCGGCGTCCGCCCGCGTCTCGTTCGCCCGGCTCCGCACGCCGTCGCGCTTCCCCTCGTTGTCTCCGTCGTCGCTGTTCATACCCGCGGCTAGGCGGTTCTCCAGTAAATGGCTGGCGGGTGATGGCGAATGGGGGCAGGTGGGGACGGTAGCGAATGGAGGTGGATGAGGATGGTGGCGGGTGCGAATGGATACCGCCCTCCGCGCTCCCTACCGCTTCTGTGTCGCCGCGATCACGTCGCCGTCGTAGACCACGCCGCGCTCGCCATCGACCGTCACCACGGTCCCGTCGGTCACGCTCTCGGGGAGCCGCGCGCCTGAGACCATCGGGACGCCGAGTTCGCGAGCGACTACGGCGGGGTACCCCGTCATCCCCTCGCGGGCGTCGACGATCCCGGCGATTGCGTCGAGGTCGCCGGTGAATTCGCCCTCGAAGCTCGGGCCGAGCGCGACGACTGACCCCTCGGGAACGTCGCTCAGGTCGCCGTCGGCGGTGCGGTACACCGGAGCCGCGACGCGGCCAGCGACGACCGCCTTGCCAGTCACCAACGTCTCAGCGGCGACGTGGACCTTGAGCGTGTTCGTCGTGTTCGTCCCTTCGAACTCGGTCAGCATGCCGGAGAGCACGACGAGCGTGTCGCCGGAGGCGGCTCCGCCGGTGTCGAGCGCGGCGTCGACCGCGTTGTCGAGGATCGTCTCCATGTCGTGGGCGTACTCGGTCAGCACGGGGCGAACTCCCCACGAGAGCGCGAGCTGGCGCCGGACGCGGTCGCTCGGCGTCGTCGCGACCACGGGGACGCCCGGCCGGAACATCGCCGTCTTGCGGGCCGTGAACCCGGACTCCGAGACGGCGACCACCGTGGAGGCGCCGATGTCGCGCGCGAGGTAGCGTGCGGAGCGGGCCAGCGCCTCGGTTCGCGAGCCCTCTGCGGCAGTCGGAACGCGCTGTTCGCGCGTCTCCGCGTACTCGTCGCTGGACTCGACCTGCCTGACGATCCGGTCCATCGTCTCGACGACGTTGACGGGGTCGTCGCCGATTGCGGTCTCGCCCGACAGCATTACGGCGTCGGTCCCGTCGAGGACCGCGTTCGCCACGTCGGACGCCTCCGCACGCGTCGGTCGGCGGGAGGAGACCATCGAGTCGAGCATCTCCGTCGCCGTGATGACGGGAACGCCCGCGTTGACGCACTTTCGGATGATTCGCTTCTGAATGACGGGGACGTCCTCCAGCGGGCACTCCACGCCGAGGTCGCCGCGCGCGACCATCACGCCGTCGGCGGCGTCGATGATCCCGTCGAGGTTCTCGACCGCGCCCGCCCGCTCGATCTTCGCGACGATCGGGATGTCGTCGCCGCCGCGCTCCTCCAGCGCGTCTGCGATCCGGTAGACGTCGTTGGCGTTTCGCACGAAGGAGGCCGCGACGAAGTCGGCGTTCGTCCGCGCCGCGAGGTCGAGTTCGGCCTCGTCCTCCGCGGTGATGAGGTCGACGTCGATGGCGACGCCGGGGAGGTTGACGCCCTTCCGCGAGCTGAGCTTCCCGCCGGAGACGACGGTGGCGACGACCGACTCGCCGTCGACGCGCTCGACCCGACACTCGATCCGCCCGTCGTCGAGGAGGACGGTGTCTCCCGGTCCGGCGGCCGCGATCGAGTGGGTGAGCCCGACGCGCTCGGGCGTGGCGTCGTCGCCCTCGACGAAGGTCACCTCGGACCCGGTCGCGAGCGAGATCGACTCGTCGAGTTCGGCGGTCCGGACCTCCGGCCCCTTCAGGTCGACCATCACCGCGAGGGGGTCGTCGATCTCGTTGTCGACGGCGCGGGCCCGTTCGATGACCTCCTCGCGGTGGGCCGTCGTCCCGTGGCTGGCGTTCAGCCGGACGACGGACATCCCCGCGTCGGCGAGGTCGCGGATCGCGTCCCGGCTGTCCGACGCGGGACCGATCGTACAGACGATCTTGGCGTTTCGCATATCGCCGGATTTGGCGCAGGAGAGGAAAAAGCCACACGGTTGAGTCGCCACCGAGTGAACGTTCGTGACGGTTGCTCCGGGCACGGTCCCGATCCCGGAGAGGACGACTCAGAGCGTGAGCGCGACCGACAGCGCGAGGGCGGCGACACCGGCACCAAGGAACAGCCGGTTCGCACGCGGGTTCGCCGCCGGCGTCAGATCGAGGGTGACGTGCCACCCTCGGAACGGGCGGAGCGGCCAGATTCCCATCGGTGTGATCGCGTCGCCGGCGACGTGCGAACAGAGGGAGAGCGTTGCGATGCCCCCGACGAAGCCCGGGGTCCACGGTGGGAGAGCGGTTCCGGCGGCTGTAGCGGGAGCGGTCCCGTCGCCTACAGGAAAGACGATCGCGGCCGCGAGGGCGACGAGTACGCCCGCCGTCAACGCGAACGCAATCGTGTGCGTTGGGCCGCGGTGTGCGACCGGCAGCCGGTGATCGAGATCGGGGAGCGTCGCAAACGTGACGGCGACCGCCGCGCCGAGAACGGTCAGTTCGGGCTCGCCAGCGACTCGAACCGCCCCCGCGACCGGCGCGTACGCGAGCAGCGCGATCCCGACGTGGCCCCGCCAGTACATGGGCGATGCTCGGGGAAGGCGGAGAAAAACCCGTCGGGGAAGAGGGAAGGCGTCAGCGGGGCGTCGGTCGCGGATTCCGGGGGTGTCGGCCGCGAGGCCTGCGCCTCAGTCGTTGGTCGGCGCCGGGGCATCGCCTGCGTAGCGCGCTTCCAAGCGTCCCCGACTCGTAGCCTTTTTACCCGCGCTGGCGGTAGACGGACTCACTATGGCTGAGGACAAGGCACGAAGCACCGGCAGCGCGGGCCGATTCGGCGCCCGCTACGGCCGGGTCTCCCGCAAACGAGTCCAGGATATCGAAGAGGAGATGCAGAACGCGACCGTCGACGGCGACGACGTCAAGCGCGTGGGTACCGGCATCTGGGTCAACGAGGAGACCGGCGAGACGTTCACCGGCGGTGCGTACCGCCCCGAGACGCCCGGCGGTCGCACCGTCCGCCGTTCCATCCGCGCCGCGCTCGCCGACGAGGAGTAAGGCGATGAGCTACAAGTGCTCCCGCTGTAAGCGCGACGTTACCCTCGACGAGTACGGCGGCGTGCGCTGTCCGTACTGCGGTCACCGCGTCCTCCTGAAGGAGCGCGGCGGCGACGTGAAGGAAGTGAACGTCGAGTAACTCCGCGTTCCGACCCCGCCACCGTGACCGCCGACCGCGCACACGAGACGGTCCTTTCGTTCCGCTACCCCTCCCAGCGGCGCGCACGTCTCGTCGGCGATGCGCTCGAACCAGAGGTCGGCGAGATCGACGACGCCCGCTCCGCGGCGACCGTCTCCCGCGACGGCGACGCAGTCCGGGTCCGCGTCGCCGCCGACGATCTCGTCGCTCTCCGCGCCGGGATCAACAGCTGGTCACGGCTGGTCGAAGTCGCTGAGCGCGTCGGCTCGGGACGCGGTCGACAGTAGCACCGATTCGCCGATACCCTGACTTTCTAGGGCTGTATCCAGTGAATCAGTTGTCGTCGGAGAAGTCGGGGGTTTTTCCGTCCGGACCGCCTCGTCTCGCCTATGCAAGGGAACATGCCGCCCGAGGCACAGGAGAAAATCGAGGAGCTACAGGAGCTGCAGGAGACCGCACAGCAGGTCGCCGAGCAGAAAGAGCAGGCTCAGTCCGCGCTCAACGAGTCCAAGACGGCGCTCGACGCCCTCGAAGACGTCGACGAGGACGCCGGGATGTACCGCGAGATCGGCGAGGTCCTCGTCGAGACGGACTACGAGTCCGCCTACGACGACCTCGAGAACAAGGTTGACTCCCTCGAAGTGCGCACCGAGCAGCTCGAAAAGCAGGAGGAGCGCGTCCAAGAGCAGTTCGACGACCTGCAGGGCGAGCTTCAGCAGATGCTCCAGGGCGGCGCCGGCGGCGGCCCGATGGGTCCGGGCGGTCCGGGCGCGGGCGGCGCGTAAGTGCCGATGTCTGACGAATCGAGCGACGGACCGACCGACGGACCGCGTGACGTAGCCGACGAGGCCGCTGACGAGGGGCCTACCGACGACGAGGTCGTCCGTACCGCTGCGAAAGCAGCCGAGGGCGTCGTGTTCGCCCACTACGACCAGTCGGCGGTGACCGATCTGGACGTGACGGTCACGTTCGAGGATGGCGTTCTCGACGTGGACGTCTACCTGAACGCCCCCGACGATCCCGACCCGGACGCGGTCGCCCGCGAGGCGGCCGAGACCGCCGGCGAGGCGGTCGACGAACTGTTCGAGGCGTAGGGCGGCGCGCCGTTCTTTTCGGGTCGTTTCGATGGTTAACGACGACGAGCGACGTGAGCGCTGGTAGCGCGGCCTCTATCCGATAACCCACTGATCAATACTTATTAATCATGTCATTGCGTATTGGTACCGTATGTCATCTAGCTACGGCGGTATGTCGGCCTTCGATCGGCTCCGCGCGCGGCTCAACGGTCGGCCCCACGCCTGCGAGGAGTGCGGGTTCGTCGACGAGGAGGGGTCGTGGGAAGCGGTGACGACAGGTGCGACCGTCGAGTACCGCCGGGAGTGTCCGAGCTGCGGGACCGAGCGTGTCCAGCGGTACCAGTTCTGAAAAGGCAGCCGGCCGGCTCCCGCTAATCCCTGCCAACCGTTAACCTCCACCGGTGCATGGTATCGTCGACATGTACGACGCGATCCTCTGTCCCACGGACGGCAGCGCTGGAAGTGACGCCGCGGTCGAGCAGGCCTGCGACCTCGCTGAACTGACGGGCGCACGGATCCACGCGCTGTTCGTCGTCGACGAGGGGATCGCGGGCGCTGACGAGTGGGACCTTGTCGTCGACCGGGAGGAAGAGCGGGGCGAGCGCGCGCTCGACGCGGTTGCCGAGGCGGCCGCGGACCGCGGTATCGAGGTCGAGCGCCACCTCCGACGCGGTCGCCCGCACGAGGAGATCCTCGACGCCGCGACCGACTACGGGGTCGACCTGATCGTGATGGGGACCCACGGCCGCACCGGACTCGGCCGGTTCGTCACGGCGGGCTCGGTCGCTGAGCGGGTCGTGCGACACAGCAAGCTCCCGGTGTTGACGGCGCACATCGGTGACTGAGGCTCCCCTCCTACGCGGACTCGCAGATCGCGACGAAGTTCTCGAACACTTCCTCGCCGCGCTCGGTGTGGGCGACCTCGGGGTGCCACTGGACGCCGTACAGTCCCGCCTCCGTGTTCGACATCGCCTCCACGTCGCAGACGTCGGAGGTCGCGGTCCGGACGAACCCCTCGGGGACCTCGACTACCTCGTCGGCGTGCGACGCCCAGACGCGCGTCTTCGGGGCTAGCGAGCCGACGAGCGGGTCCTCGTCGTCGACGATCTCTACGTCGACATCGGCGTAGCCCCCGTAGTCACCGCCGCCGACCGCGCCGCCGCGCTCGACCGCGATCAGCTGCATCCCGAGACAGATTCCGAGCACGGGAACGTCCAGATCGAGGTAGTCCGGGGCGTTGCCGACGCGATCCATGTCTGGGCCGCCGGAGAGGACGATCCCGTCTGCGTCGATCTCCGCGGGGGGCGTGTCCGCCGAGACGATCTCGGTGTCGACGCCCACGTCGCGGAGCGCCCGCCGTTCGAGGTGGGTGAACTGGCCGTGGAGGTCGATGACGACGATCCGGGTCATGGCGCCGATTGGCGACTCCCGCACAAAAACGGCTCGGAACGGAGCGCAGTATCGTGGTGGTTTCGCACGATAAGATCGTTCGATAATGCACGAACGAGGATCGATTTGCGGCGCGCGCCGCTCAGAGGTCGAGCGGGCCGCTCTTCGTGAACTCCCGGAGGAGCACCGTCGCGTACGATCCGCTCGGAAGCGCGAACGCGAACCGTGGATCGCCGTCGTCGAACGTCACGTTGAGGTCGCTTCGGAGCAGGATCGCCCGCCGAGTACCCGACGAGTCAAAGTCGCCGGGGAGCGCGAAGTCGCCGGGCTCGATCCCGGCGTCGGCGAGAACCTCGCGCTCTATCTCGCCGGGCTCACCGTCTCCGAGGTCCGTCTCCGTGCCGATGAGGGGGGCGGTGACGAACGCCCGACCGCGCTCGCAGTGGCGGGTGACGACGGCAACTCTGTCCTCGTCGACCCGTTGGAGCCGGTCCGTGTCGGGCGCGTACAGCTCCTCGGGAGCGTCGCCGTCGGCGAAACACACCACGTCGCCGGCGACGGGTCGGTCAAACGAGAGGCCGCGGCGCAGGCGCTCGCTCAGCACCTGATTGAACAGGAACGACTGAGCGGCGTTGACGAAGAGTCGCTGGAGGTTCGAGGGGACCGCCTCCAGCGCGTGCCGCCAGTCCTCGTGATCCGGCGGCGCGTCGGGAGCCACGTCCCGCTCGGCGAGCCGGTGGACCATCGAGCGCTCGAACCGGAGCTTGCCCGGGATCGCGTCGAGGCAGGTTTCCCAGTCGCCGTCGCCGGTGCCGTCGGCGGAGGGGTCGGAGCCGTCTCCCGTATCGTCCCCCCCGACCCCGAACGCGGCGTCCACCCGGTCGCGCGCGGCGCGGGTGTCGTCGGGCTCCGTATCCGAGGAGTTGCCGGCGTACAGCCGCACCGCCTCGCGGAAGTCGTCGCGTACGACGGCGAGCCCGACGCGGTGGGTGACGGGCCGCCGACTCCCGAAGCGCTGCTGGCCGAAGTAGTTGGGGACGCCGACGGTGGCGTCGTCTTTCGCCTCTTCCGCGTCGCCCCCGAACGCCCGAAGGTCACCGACCACGTCGGCGACGCGCTCGGGAGCCTCGGGGACCGTATCGGCGACGCGGATCTCGAAGGCGTTGCCCGCGAGGTCGCCGAACGAGAGCCTGCGACCGGCGCGGCCGAGGGGCTCGATCTCGGCGCCGCGGATCTCGGGGAGATCGTCGGGGTCGACCTCGCGGAGCGTGAACAGCTGCGTGGTGACGGCGCGCTTGTCCTTCGTCCCCGCCCACGACACGCGCTCGCGGCTGATACCGAGGGCGTCGGAGATCCGGCGCGCGAAGTCGTTCGTGTCCCAGTCGCGGAGGGTGACGCGGACGACGAGTTCGGGGTAGCTCCCGGTGTCCGCGCCGAGCGGCTCCGGCTCGAACGCCTCCAGTTCGCGGACGCGGAAGTCGTCGGGCGACTCGCGGAGCCGGCCACCGATCCCGTCGGCGTCGCTGACGTAGTGGTCGATTCCCGCGGCGCGCTCGGCCGGGTGCGCCTCGCGGAGGGGGATGGACGGCGCCATTTAGTACAGCGAGAGGTCGCCGGTCACGCGGTCGACGGTGTCGTCGCGGGCGGGCCCCACGGCGAGCGCGGTGACGGTTCCCGGCTCCAGTTGGGTGTGGCCGGCGTCGCGGATGATCGCGTACGGGATCCCCTCCTTGTCCGCCTTGTCGGCCAGTTCGAACAGCTGGCTCTCGGAGTCGCCTTTGAGAACCACCTTCTTCTGTCCCTCTCCCTGCCACTTCTTGCGGACGCGCCGGCCGGCGTCCTGATACGCCGACAGCGACGCGTGCGCGACCTGCGCGGCGAGTTTCCCCTCGCCCATCCCGATGTCGGTGCGGGCGACGATGGCCTGTTTCATGTCTCTCTCCACCGCCGCCGCGGGTTTAGCTCTGTTCTCTCGTCAGCCGTGTCGGCGGCTGGCGGCCGTCGAGACGGGGCGAAGAGGAATCCGCAAAGGAGCGAACGTGACCGCTCCCTCAGTCGTCGGCCGGCGCCGCGCCGCTGCGGGAGACCGAGCCGAGGCCGGACGCCATGTTGGCGACCGTCCCCTCGTTACTGGCGACCCAGCGCAACAGGAGGAACGCGAAGAGGTACTTCGCGATGATGTCGAAGCCGCTGTAGGCCCACGAGGTGACCGCGGGCGACTGGATCACCGCGAGCCCCTCAGCGCCGAGCCCCCAGACGATCGGGTAGCCGAGCCACAGGACGACGGTGAGTATCTTCAGCGTGTTGAAGATCTCGGCGGTGCCGGCGATCTCGGCGTCTTCCGCCCACTCGGCGAGGAGGATGTAGAGGACGACGGCGAAGAACGCGCAGCTGATGACGTACCAGACCCAGCGCAGCGCGTAGGAGGACGTCGTCAGCGCGGCCGCGAGGCCCGTGATGCACATTCCGATGTCGGCCGCGACGGCCGTGAACAGCTTCGTCACGTTCGATCCGGCGAGCAGGCCGAGCGCGATGAGGATCATCGGCGTCGACAGCGCCCACGTGAGGTACCGGCCCCACGGGGTGAACACGGTTCCGTCCGGCCCGGTCCCGACCCCGGCCAACGCGTGTCCGGCCGGCATCTCGAGGAAACCGACAGTGAGCCCGGACACGAGCCCGGTGTAGCTCGAGATTGACACGAGCGGTACCATCAGGGTGGCG encodes:
- a CDS encoding NfeD family protein, with translation MDVLVQSGLLSPDTLPLLLLTAGLLLSMAEALAPGANFIVVGIALIGAGLGGLLLTSLGVAGAGLTLVMAVLTLLFGAAAFYGYHEFDLYGGKGQQQTSDSDALKGKTGTVTEEVTTAGGEVKLSGGGFNPYYAARSIEGTIEEGEEVMVVDPGGGNVVTVESMGYVEDDIDKELAADRARKEAQRAADASVDDEREPETETERE
- the truD gene encoding tRNA pseudouridine(13) synthase TruD, with product MAPSIPLREAHPAERAAGIDHYVSDADGIGGRLRESPDDFRVRELEAFEPEPLGADTGSYPELVVRVTLRDWDTNDFARRISDALGISRERVSWAGTKDKRAVTTQLFTLREVDPDDLPEIRGAEIEPLGRAGRRLSFGDLAGNAFEIRVADTVPEAPERVADVVGDLRAFGGDAEEAKDDATVGVPNYFGQQRFGSRRPVTHRVGLAVVRDDFREAVRLYAGNSSDTEPDDTRAARDRVDAAFGVGGDDTGDGSDPSADGTGDGDWETCLDAIPGKLRFERSMVHRLAERDVAPDAPPDHEDWRHALEAVPSNLQRLFVNAAQSFLFNQVLSERLRRGLSFDRPVAGDVVCFADGDAPEELYAPDTDRLQRVDEDRVAVVTRHCERGRAFVTAPLIGTETDLGDGEPGEIEREVLADAGIEPGDFALPGDFDSSGTRRAILLRSDLNVTFDDGDPRFAFALPSGSYATVLLREFTKSGPLDL
- a CDS encoding prefoldin subunit beta, with amino-acid sequence MPPEAQEKIEELQELQETAQQVAEQKEQAQSALNESKTALDALEDVDEDAGMYREIGEVLVETDYESAYDDLENKVDSLEVRTEQLEKQEERVQEQFDDLQGELQQMLQGGAGGGPMGPGGPGAGGA
- a CDS encoding metal-dependent hydrolase yields the protein MYWRGHVGIALLAYAPVAGAVRVAGEPELTVLGAAVAVTFATLPDLDHRLPVAHRGPTHTIAFALTAGVLVALAAAIVFPVGDGTAPATAAGTALPPWTPGFVGGIATLSLCSHVAGDAITPMGIWPLRPFRGWHVTLDLTPAANPRANRLFLGAGVAALALSVALTL
- a CDS encoding HVO_0649 family zinc finger protein, translating into MSSSYGGMSAFDRLRARLNGRPHACEECGFVDEEGSWEAVTTGATVEYRRECPSCGTERVQRYQF
- the pth2 gene encoding peptidyl-tRNA hydrolase Pth2: MKQAIVARTDIGMGEGKLAAQVAHASLSAYQDAGRRVRKKWQGEGQKKVVLKGDSESQLFELADKADKEGIPYAIIRDAGHTQLEPGTVTALAVGPARDDTVDRVTGDLSLY
- a CDS encoding bacteriorhodopsin, with the translated sequence MTQTEAFQYIQSDALLSASLWVNIALAGLSILLFVYMGRNVEDPRAQLIFVATLMVPLVSISSYTGLVSGLTVGFLEMPAGHALAGVGTGPDGTVFTPWGRYLTWALSTPMILIALGLLAGSNVTKLFTAVAADIGMCITGLAAALTTSSYALRWVWYVISCAFFAVVLYILLAEWAEDAEIAGTAEIFNTLKILTVVLWLGYPIVWGLGAEGLAVIQSPAVTSWAYSGFDIIAKYLFAFLLLRWVASNEGTVANMASGLGSVSRSGAAPADD
- a CDS encoding DNA-directed RNA polymerase subunit P gives rise to the protein MSYKCSRCKRDVTLDEYGGVRCPYCGHRVLLKERGGDVKEVNVE
- a CDS encoding KEOPS complex subunit Pcc1, producing MTADRAHETVLSFRYPSQRRARLVGDALEPEVGEIDDARSAATVSRDGDAVRVRVAADDLVALRAGINSWSRLVEVAERVGSGRGRQ
- a CDS encoding GMP synthase subunit A, which translates into the protein MTRIVVIDLHGQFTHLERRALRDVGVDTEIVSADTPPAEIDADGIVLSGGPDMDRVGNAPDYLDLDVPVLGICLGMQLIAVERGGAVGGGDYGGYADVDVEIVDDEDPLVGSLAPKTRVWASHADEVVEVPEGFVRTATSDVCDVEAMSNTEAGLYGVQWHPEVAHTERGEEVFENFVAICESA
- the pyk gene encoding pyruvate kinase → MRNAKIVCTIGPASDSRDAIRDLADAGMSVVRLNASHGTTAHREEVIERARAVDNEIDDPLAVMVDLKGPEVRTAELDESISLATGSEVTFVEGDDATPERVGLTHSIAAAGPGDTVLLDDGRIECRVERVDGESVVATVVSGGKLSSRKGVNLPGVAIDVDLITAEDEAELDLAARTNADFVAASFVRNANDVYRIADALEERGGDDIPIVAKIERAGAVENLDGIIDAADGVMVARGDLGVECPLEDVPVIQKRIIRKCVNAGVPVITATEMLDSMVSSRRPTRAEASDVANAVLDGTDAVMLSGETAIGDDPVNVVETMDRIVRQVESSDEYAETREQRVPTAAEGSRTEALARSARYLARDIGASTVVAVSESGFTARKTAMFRPGVPVVATTPSDRVRRQLALSWGVRPVLTEYAHDMETILDNAVDAALDTGGAASGDTLVVLSGMLTEFEGTNTTNTLKVHVAAETLVTGKAVVAGRVAAPVYRTADGDLSDVPEGSVVALGPSFEGEFTGDLDAIAGIVDAREGMTGYPAVVARELGVPMVSGARLPESVTDGTVVTVDGERGVVYDGDVIAATQKR
- a CDS encoding DUF7312 domain-containing protein, whose product is MNSDDGDNEGKRDGVRSRANETRADAESADEREWRFAVDEVGPGGVIEDTHTPETEPIEPESIDTEHAVFVALGVALTVGVLLVGF
- a CDS encoding universal stress protein, with the protein product MYDAILCPTDGSAGSDAAVEQACDLAELTGARIHALFVVDEGIAGADEWDLVVDREEERGERALDAVAEAAADRGIEVERHLRRGRPHEEILDAATDYGVDLIVMGTHGRTGLGRFVTAGSVAERVVRHSKLPVLTAHIGD